TCCGGCACATCGCCGTGGAGGATCAACGGATTTTCGGCGCCTCCGAGCGCGGCGCCTGGTTCTCGGACGATGGCAAGAGCTGGAGCCCGGTCGATTTCGAGGGCATCTCCGGCCAGCCGCAGACGAATGGCATTGCGCAACTCGGGGAAGGCTTTGCCGGGGCGTATCTTGCGACCGATGATGGTATCTGGCGCCTCGGTCCGGACGGCAGAAGCGCGACGCGCGCCGGGCTTGAGGGCCGGCACCTGACGGCGCTCAGCGAAGGGCACGGCGATGGGACGCTGCTGGCGGTCGAGGAAAAAAGCGCGTTGGTCGCCTATGATCTCGCGAGCGAGCGGGCCCGCGAAATCGACATATCGGCAAATGTCTCCGGTCTCTCGCCGACCATGCCGCTCCATCGCTTCGTGATGGACATCCATTTCGGCAGGGCATTGCTGCCGGGCAACTGGTCCATCTGGCTCAATGACCTGGGCGGAGTGGCCCTGGCGGTCCTGTCGATCACCGGGATCGGCTATTGGTACATAACGCGGCGCGGGCGGCGGCGCGGCATGACGATGAAGACGCAGCGCGGGATCATGCGCTGGATGTTTCGCGGTCATGCCCCGGTCATCGGGTTGCTCGGGCTGATCCCGATCCTCTACATCTCGCTCAGCGCCTTTCCGATGAACCATATCTACGGCTTCCTCGACTGGGCGCAGGGACGCGAGATCTCTCGAGCCAGCCTGCCGGCAGCTTATCAGGCGGTGACATTCGATCACGAGATCGATGGTGCTGTCGCCTGGCCCGATGATCCCGACCGCATTTCGCTAGCAACCCGGTTTGGCGTGCTTGAGACGCGCGATGGTGGCAAGAGCTGGGCTTCCGACATCTCGATCCCGCTCGAGCCGGGGGCGCCGGGCGCCAACCTGTTCCGGATCGGGGACACGGTCTTCGCTGCATTCGGCGGGGGTGATAATTTCGCGCGGACATCGGGTTCGGACGAATGGCAGCCGCTCGCGGGCACGACGCGCGCACTGACCGGCGGCGCGCGCGATGGTGAGGCGCTCTATCTCAAGAACAGCCAGGCGATCTATCGCGGCGACAGCTTGTCGGCGGAGTTTGCCGATACCGGGATCGATTTCGCCTCGGCCGCACCCGGCACGCCGCTGTTCCTCTACATCGTCGACATCCACGTTGGACTGATTTTCCACGACGAATTCAAATGGGCGAATGACTTGTTCGCTGCCCTGGCGCTCCTTCTCGCGCTCAGCGGGCCGGTCATGTGGCTGCGCCGGAAATGGATCTGATCAGCGCGACAGGAATGCTCTGACCGTCTCTGCGAGACGATCCGGAATCGCATCGAACAGGCCGTAGGCCACCTCCGGCAATTCCTCGATCTTTGCCCCCGGAATGAGCGCAGCAGCTGCCCGGCTCTGCTCCTGCAGCCCGTCATGTGGAGCGATAACGAGTACCGGTTCCTCGATCGCTGATAGCGTCGGGGCCAGGTCATTCTCCAGGGCCGAGTGGAGGGCCCAGCCACCATATATTCCGGCGCGCTGCTTTTCCGCGACCAATCGCGCCACGTCGTCGAGCGACTGACCATCGGCGCGCGAGCCAAACGAACCCTTCCACATCGACACCAGGTGCGATCCGTCCTCGCTATACTCGCCCTCGGCGCTAAGGGGGCGACCGACCTGCGCCAGCAAGTCGGTCCGCCTGGTCTCGTCGAAATAGGGCATGGATACGAGCACGACGCGATCGACCTCGGCGCGTCTCGAGGCCAGGTCGGCGGCGATCGCAGCACCCGTATGATATCCCAGCACGTCGAGCTTGGGACCGAATTTTCCGACCAGCGCATCGAGCATGGCGTCACCATATCCGGCCAAGGTCGGTCGCTCGGCCGGGCGGTCGGATTCGCCGTACCCAGGCGTGTCGACGGCGATCACGATCCGATCCGTCGCCATGACCGGCAGGAACTGGTCGAACATCCGCCCCGACAGCGCAGTCTGGTGCAGCAGAACCAGCGGCGGCGCAGCTCCAGCCGAATTATCGGGCGTGGCGACCCGCAGGTGAAGCTGCCCGAATGCGCTATCGAGATACATGCGGCGAACGGCCGGGCAGGCGGTTTCCGGCAGGGCCCGCGCCGGTGAGGTGAGGGCAAGGAAACTCGCCGAGGCCAAGCCGCCGGCGAAAAGCCTGCGGGTGATCAATTGTGCCTCTCGGTCAGTTCGACCATGTTGCCGTCCGGATCGAACACCATCAGAAAACTCGCATCCCATTCGCTATCGACGCTCTCAATATGCGTCTTTTCGAGCGGTTTGTGAACGCGGTAGCCCTTGGCTGCGATCCGCCGGGCGATCTCTTCCAGACCCTCGGCCTCGATCATCATGATCGCGTCGCCAGCGCGCATCGTACCCGGTTCGGGGAGCGCTCGCTTGTGGCCGTACTGCAGCAGGCCGATCATTCCGATGTAGGGATGCTTGCCCTTCATGATGATCAACTGGTTGGGATCGCCGGGGCTGGCCCCCTCGACCGGGAGCCCCTGTTCCGAAATCGTTCCGACCTTGCCGACATACCACTGGGTAAAGCCGAGCGTCTCGTAGAAGGCTACCGAGGCCTCGATATCGTGCACGACCAGTGTGGCGCGGCGGAGGACCGTGCCTTCGCTGGCCTTGTTCGCTGCTTCCTCGGCCGGTTCAGGAGAAGGAACATGTGCACAAGCGGCAATGCCCAGGGCGAGCATCGCCACAAGCGCCCTCATTCGGTTTCCCCTCCGTCCGCCGCATCTTCGGCGGCCCGCGCGGCATCGATAATCCGCTTGGCGACGGTCCAACTGGTGTCGTTGGGGCGATCGTCATTGACCGGCGGGGGAGCGACATAGGCCGGGTAATTGGCCTTGATCTCGTCCTTGATCTTGTCAGGCATCTCGTCCCAGCTGTTGAGCCTGAGGCCGCCGGTGTAGAATACCAGCACGCCTTCGCGGCCGCCCATCTTCATCCACGGGATCCAGCGCGAGATACGGCCCCATGAGATGACACTGTCGACGACATGCGGGGTACCAGCGTCCTTGATGTCGGCCAGGGGTGCAGTCCAGGTGAGGAATTCGGCGGCCTGGTAATTGTTGCCGACATATTCCTGGTAATCGCCTGCCAGCGGATTGTCGTAGAACAGCAGCGCTGCGCCGCCGCCGCGATAGGCATGGTCGCCCATGACGATCGGATCGAAGGTCGAATTGGGCTGGCCCTGCTCGTCGCGCGACCAGCTTGGGCGGCGCGAATTAACCGGGTCGTTGGCGACATGGACCACGTCGACCGTCTCGCCGGTCCAGGGGTTGTTCCAGGTCCGCAGGATCTCACCGCTCTCGGGATCGAGATAAAACATCACTTCGCGGCTGACCGATCGCGAGCCGACGCCGCGGACCGGATCCTCGAAGGCTTCGCATTGCCGCGTGTTCATCGCGATGACGTTGAACAAGTGGCGATCCTTCTCGCCCCGGATGACCGAGTAGACGGTGCCTTCCCAGTAATAGACGGTGGGGTCTTCGGTCTCGAGCGAGCAGAACATCTTGGTGTTCATGCGGAAGGCGTCGTCGGCATTCGCCGGGTCGAGCTCCTCCGCCATTGCCGGAGCAGCAAGGAGTGCCGTCGCGGCAGCGAGTTTGGTCAGGTGCCCGATCATTGGCCGTCCCCCCCGGCTTTCGCCTCCATCTTCTTCTTGAACACTTCCCAGCTGGTTTCATTGGGGCGCGTGTCGCCGATCGGCGGCGGCGCGGCATATTGGGGATAGCGGGTGCGCAGCGTCGTGCGCAGCGGTTCAGGCAGGTCGTCGATCGAGGTGGCTCGGCCACCTACGGTCGCGGTGTAGACCAGCCCGTTGCGATCACCCATCTTCATCCAAGGCAGCCAGCGCGAAGTGCGCGACCAGCTGATCGAGTGATGCCTTACCGTTGGCTTCTCGCTGTCGAACAGGTCGTCGGCGTAGAAGAAGTCGTTGCCCATCTCCATTGCATGATAGGTGCCCCCGACCCAGTCCTGGTACTCGCCGCCGAGCGGGTTCTTGTAGAACAGCGGGGTGTTGCCGGTGCTGATCGCGCGATTGTTGAGCACCCAGTAATCGGTCTTGAGCGGCTCGCCATTGCTGCGGGTCGCAAAGATCGGTGCGCGCATGTTCACCGGGTCATTGGCGACATGCATCACGTCGAGTTCCTCGCCGGTCCAAGGATTGGTCCAGCGGTCCTTGACCTCGCCGGTTTCGGGATCGAGGTGGATCATGATCTCGCGGCTGACGCTGCGAAAGCCTTCGCCCCGCTCCGCGTCGCGCACGGTGGTGCACTGACGGATATTCATGCCCTGGAGGCCGAAAAGCTTGCGGTCGCGCTCGCCTTCGACGCGGCTGAACATCGAGCCCTGCCACCAGTAGATCACGGTTTCGCCGTCGTTGAGCGAGCAGATCGCCTTGCGCATGATCTTCAGCGCATCCTGCGGGTCGTCCTGGTCGAGAGTTTCCGCATGGGCAGCGGAAACCGTCAGCGCTAGCGCGAATGCTGAC
This region of Altererythrobacter sp. CAU 1644 genomic DNA includes:
- a CDS encoding PepSY domain-containing protein; this translates as MSMVSARTYRFLRPIHKYAGLLAALWLLVMGITGVMLDHHEWRWLNQNSVPAEWTSERVGRLVPGTVIRHIAVEDQRIFGASERGAWFSDDGKSWSPVDFEGISGQPQTNGIAQLGEGFAGAYLATDDGIWRLGPDGRSATRAGLEGRHLTALSEGHGDGTLLAVEEKSALVAYDLASERAREIDISANVSGLSPTMPLHRFVMDIHFGRALLPGNWSIWLNDLGGVALAVLSITGIGYWYITRRGRRRGMTMKTQRGIMRWMFRGHAPVIGLLGLIPILYISLSAFPMNHIYGFLDWAQGREISRASLPAAYQAVTFDHEIDGAVAWPDDPDRISLATRFGVLETRDGGKSWASDISIPLEPGAPGANLFRIGDTVFAAFGGGDNFARTSGSDEWQPLAGTTRALTGGARDGEALYLKNSQAIYRGDSLSAEFADTGIDFASAAPGTPLFLYIVDIHVGLIFHDEFKWANDLFAALALLLALSGPVMWLRRKWI
- a CDS encoding alpha/beta fold hydrolase, with the translated sequence MITRRLFAGGLASASFLALTSPARALPETACPAVRRMYLDSAFGQLHLRVATPDNSAGAAPPLVLLHQTALSGRMFDQFLPVMATDRIVIAVDTPGYGESDRPAERPTLAGYGDAMLDALVGKFGPKLDVLGYHTGAAIAADLASRRAEVDRVVLVSMPYFDETRRTDLLAQVGRPLSAEGEYSEDGSHLVSMWKGSFGSRADGQSLDDVARLVAEKQRAGIYGGWALHSALENDLAPTLSAIEEPVLVIAPHDGLQEQSRAAAALIPGAKIEELPEVAYGLFDAIPDRLAETVRAFLSR
- a CDS encoding VOC family protein, which translates into the protein MRALVAMLALGIAACAHVPSPEPAEEAANKASEGTVLRRATLVVHDIEASVAFYETLGFTQWYVGKVGTISEQGLPVEGASPGDPNQLIIMKGKHPYIGMIGLLQYGHKRALPEPGTMRAGDAIMMIEAEGLEEIARRIAAKGYRVHKPLEKTHIESVDSEWDASFLMVFDPDGNMVELTERHN
- a CDS encoding DUF1838 family protein; its protein translation is MFRRSKTGLASAFALALTVSAAHAETLDQDDPQDALKIMRKAICSLNDGETVIYWWQGSMFSRVEGERDRKLFGLQGMNIRQCTTVRDAERGEGFRSVSREIMIHLDPETGEVKDRWTNPWTGEELDVMHVANDPVNMRAPIFATRSNGEPLKTDYWVLNNRAISTGNTPLFYKNPLGGEYQDWVGGTYHAMEMGNDFFYADDLFDSEKPTVRHHSISWSRTSRWLPWMKMGDRNGLVYTATVGGRATSIDDLPEPLRTTLRTRYPQYAAPPPIGDTRPNETSWEVFKKKMEAKAGGDGQ
- a CDS encoding DUF1838 family protein → MIGHLTKLAAATALLAAPAMAEELDPANADDAFRMNTKMFCSLETEDPTVYYWEGTVYSVIRGEKDRHLFNVIAMNTRQCEAFEDPVRGVGSRSVSREVMFYLDPESGEILRTWNNPWTGETVDVVHVANDPVNSRRPSWSRDEQGQPNSTFDPIVMGDHAYRGGGAALLFYDNPLAGDYQEYVGNNYQAAEFLTWTAPLADIKDAGTPHVVDSVISWGRISRWIPWMKMGGREGVLVFYTGGLRLNSWDEMPDKIKDEIKANYPAYVAPPPVNDDRPNDTSWTVAKRIIDAARAAEDAADGGETE